The following coding sequences are from one Silene latifolia isolate original U9 population unplaced genomic scaffold, ASM4854445v1 scaffold_190, whole genome shotgun sequence window:
- the LOC141638162 gene encoding uncharacterized protein LOC141638162: MRLRGGDSCSELAQIKEFSEWILKVGDGDAGDWNDGKVELELPNDILIHHTGDPIASIVDAIYPSLENQPSNPEYLLERTILAPTQEIVDLVNDYILSRINGTEKIYFSSDEVSKDESNIGVRDLYSTKFLNSIKCSTLPNHELKLKVGAIVMLIQNIDQSRGLYNGT; this comes from the coding sequence ATGCGCCTTCGAGGCGGAGATTCGTGTTCCGAACTTGCTCAGATAAAGGAGTTTTCAGAATGGATACTAAAAGTTGGAGACGGGGACGCTGGAGATTGGAATGATGGGAAAGTTGAACTAGAGTTGCCGAATGACATTTTGATTCATCACACTGGAGATCCTATCGCTTCGATTGTAGACGCCATTTACCCATCCCTCGAGAATCAACCATCGAATCCCGAGTATCTTCTGGAGAGGACCATCCTTGCACCTACACAAGAGATCGTTGATTTGGTTAATGATTATATATTATCTCGAATAAATGGAACTGAGAAAATTTACTTCAGCTCAGACGAGGTTAGTAAAGATGAGAGTAATATTGGGGTTCGTGATCTGTACTCCACAAAATTTCTTAACTCTATTAAGTGTTCGACGCTTCCAAATCACGAATTAAAGCTCAAGGTTGGTGCTATAGTTATGCTTATTCAGAACATTGACCAATCTCGCGGATTGTACAATGGCACTTAA